Proteins from a genomic interval of Clostridium scatologenes:
- the spoIIGA gene encoding sigma-E processing peptidase SpoIIGA, with protein sequence MIVYLDVLILENLIVNLFLLYITAQSLRVRAKLINMIFSSAIGSIYIITLLYPKLNIFSYFPFKILMAAIMILIVFRRIKFIFFIKALGIFILYSMVLAGACIFIEYSNCSDYINCFTIINFSYKKLIISIMIIYMLIHRTIIYIKDRKDLGCLIYDIDIVMKNSKKTVEAFLDTGNELREPATNLPVIIVEKSVFQDMDLNTYDKFYIPYRVVNGANGNLQGFRPEYIKIHGSKEELVREVIVAFCEEKLSDLNEYHALLSRGVM encoded by the coding sequence TTGATTGTATATTTAGATGTATTGATCTTGGAAAACTTAATAGTAAATTTATTTCTTTTGTATATAACTGCTCAATCATTGAGAGTAAGAGCAAAACTAATAAATATGATTTTCTCATCAGCTATAGGAAGTATATATATAATAACGTTACTTTATCCTAAATTAAATATTTTTTCATATTTTCCATTTAAAATTTTAATGGCTGCAATTATGATATTAATAGTTTTTAGAAGAATAAAATTTATATTTTTTATAAAAGCTTTAGGAATATTTATCTTATATTCTATGGTACTTGCAGGAGCATGTATTTTTATAGAATATAGCAATTGTAGTGACTATATTAATTGTTTTACAATTATAAACTTTTCTTATAAGAAACTTATAATTTCAATAATGATAATATATATGCTTATTCATAGAACAATAATTTATATAAAAGATAGAAAAGATTTAGGATGCTTAATATATGATATAGATATTGTGATGAAAAATTCAAAAAAGACTGTAGAAGCTTTTTTAGATACAGGGAATGAATTGAGGGAGCCTGCTACAAATTTACCTGTAATAATAGTGGAAAAGTCAGTTTTTCAAGATATGGATTTAAATACTTATGATAAATTTTATATTCCTTATAGGGTTGTTAATGGTGCAAATGGTAATTTGCAAGGATTTAGACCTGAATATATAAAAATACATGGCTCAAAAGAAGAATTAGTAAGAGAAGTTATAGTAGCTTTTTGTGAAGAAAAATTAAGTGATCTTAATGAATACCATGCGCTTTTATCTAGAGGGGTTATGTAG
- the ftsZ gene encoding cell division protein FtsZ, giving the protein MLDFDVDVQQFAQIKVIGCGGGGNNAVNRMIREGLKNVEFIAINTDKQALMLSQASQKIQIGDKLTKGLGAGANPEIGQKAAEESKDEISQAIKGADMVFITAGMGGGTGTGAAPVIAEIAKSMGILTVGVVTKPFPFEGRKRMLHAELGIKELKERVDTLVTIPNERLLSIVDKKTTLMESFKFADDVLRQGVQGISDLITIPGLVNLDFADVRTIMIDKGLAHMGVGRGTGDNRAQEAAKQAISSPLLETSIVGATGVLLNITGGADLGLLEINEAAEIVQEAADPDANIIFGAVIDENIKDEIRITVIATGFESEDIKGKPEVNTKNNMEQPKHNNNVNDFDGKDQVAASKMEYKNYDESNLEIPAFLRRQKR; this is encoded by the coding sequence GTGCTAGACTTTGATGTTGATGTTCAACAATTTGCTCAAATAAAGGTAATAGGCTGTGGTGGCGGTGGAAATAATGCTGTCAACAGGATGATAAGAGAAGGACTTAAAAATGTTGAATTTATAGCTATAAACACAGATAAACAGGCTTTAATGTTATCACAGGCATCACAAAAAATACAAATAGGTGATAAACTTACAAAAGGATTAGGAGCAGGTGCTAATCCTGAAATTGGACAAAAAGCTGCTGAAGAGAGCAAGGATGAAATATCCCAAGCTATAAAGGGAGCTGATATGGTTTTTATAACAGCAGGCATGGGAGGAGGAACAGGTACTGGAGCAGCACCTGTTATTGCTGAAATAGCTAAATCTATGGGAATACTTACAGTAGGTGTAGTTACTAAACCTTTTCCATTTGAAGGTAGAAAGAGAATGCTTCATGCAGAATTAGGAATAAAAGAATTAAAGGAGAGAGTGGATACATTAGTTACAATACCAAATGAAAGATTATTGAGTATTGTAGATAAAAAGACCACTTTAATGGAATCATTTAAATTTGCAGATGATGTTTTAAGACAAGGTGTTCAAGGTATATCAGATCTTATTACTATACCTGGACTTGTTAATCTAGATTTTGCAGATGTTAGAACTATTATGATAGATAAAGGACTTGCTCATATGGGAGTAGGTAGAGGAACTGGTGATAATAGAGCTCAAGAAGCTGCTAAACAAGCTATATCAAGTCCATTACTTGAAACTTCAATAGTAGGAGCTACAGGAGTTTTATTGAATATAACAGGTGGAGCAGATTTAGGACTTTTAGAAATAAATGAAGCAGCAGAAATAGTTCAAGAAGCAGCAGATCCAGATGCAAATATTATATTTGGTGCAGTAATAGATGAAAACATAAAGGATGAAATAAGGATTACTGTAATTGCTACAGGCTTTGAATCAGAAGATATAAAGGGAAAACCAGAAGTCAATACAAAAAATAATATGGAACAACCTAAACATAATAATAATGTAAATGATTTTGATGGAAAAGATCAAGTTGCTGCGTCTAAAATGGAATATAAAAATTATGATGAAAGTAACCTTGAAATTCCAGCTTTTTTAAGAAGACAAAAAAGGTAG
- the ftsA gene encoding cell division protein FtsA: MDEYIVGIDIGSSKVRAAAGKVDRYGKIQIMGVASAKCNGVKKGIVVDIDNTSEAVKECIAALERMVDIKIKEAYISLPGGISELLWNKGVVAVSSEDREIREGDVKRVLKASKIVTIPSDKEIIGVIPEQYIIDGYDKIKDPIGMSGLRLEVDAQIILAQTTVVNNLFKSVIKAEVKVLGVVFQPLAISQAVLKDDEIQRGVAVIDVGAECTNIYVYEGGNLASIQTAALGGSIITNDISVCLKIPFSEAENLKKKHVSLGEDNANYNIKIEVNADYNNKIKVDYYMLKQIVEARVEELLCIIDEKLKSSEYYEKVSGIVIVGGGLGLIKGIEDFSKNIIKKPIRIGTPGTVGASNPLYACTVGIVKDVSYAVKGNKLSADIEKQQENKYKDYTKSKDKKEIRNENKNGIVLKIKEFFTDFF, encoded by the coding sequence ATGGATGAATATATAGTTGGAATAGACATTGGGTCATCGAAAGTTCGTGCTGCTGCAGGAAAAGTTGATAGATATGGCAAAATACAAATTATGGGGGTTGCATCGGCAAAATGTAATGGAGTAAAAAAAGGAATTGTCGTTGATATAGATAATACTTCTGAAGCTGTAAAGGAGTGTATTGCAGCTTTAGAAAGAATGGTAGACATAAAAATTAAAGAAGCGTATATCTCTTTACCAGGAGGCATAAGTGAATTACTTTGGAATAAAGGTGTAGTAGCTGTATCCTCAGAAGATAGAGAAATAAGAGAAGGCGACGTAAAAAGAGTTTTAAAAGCATCTAAAATTGTTACGATTCCATCCGATAAAGAAATTATAGGAGTTATACCTGAGCAGTATATAATTGATGGTTATGATAAAATAAAAGATCCTATAGGTATGAGTGGGTTAAGATTAGAAGTAGATGCACAGATAATTTTAGCTCAGACCACTGTTGTTAATAATCTTTTTAAAAGTGTAATTAAGGCTGAAGTGAAAGTTTTGGGAGTAGTATTTCAACCTTTAGCTATATCACAAGCTGTGCTTAAAGATGATGAAATTCAAAGAGGTGTAGCAGTGATAGATGTGGGGGCTGAATGTACAAATATTTATGTTTACGAAGGAGGAAATTTAGCCAGTATTCAAACAGCAGCCTTAGGTGGAAGTATTATAACCAATGATATTTCTGTATGCTTAAAAATACCTTTTTCTGAAGCTGAAAATCTAAAGAAAAAGCATGTTAGCTTAGGTGAAGATAATGCTAATTATAACATAAAAATTGAAGTTAATGCTGATTACAATAATAAAATTAAAGTAGATTATTATATGCTAAAGCAAATAGTTGAAGCAAGAGTAGAGGAATTGTTGTGTATAATAGATGAAAAACTAAAAAGTAGTGAGTATTATGAAAAAGTATCAGGTATAGTTATAGTTGGTGGAGGATTAGGATTAATTAAGGGGATCGAGGATTTTAGTAAGAATATAATTAAGAAACCAATTAGAATAGGAACTCCGGGCACTGTTGGTGCATCTAATCCTTTATATGCATGCACAGTTGGTATAGTTAAGGATGTTTCCTATGCTGTAAAGGGTAATAAACTTTCGGCTGATATTGAAAAGCAACAAGAAAATAAATATAAAGATTATACTAAAAGTAAAGATAAAAAAGAAATTAGAAATGAAAATAAAAATGGGATTGTGTTAAAAATAAAAGAATTTTTTACGGATTTTTTTTAA